CATCCTGTTGTGGTAAAAAATGCTTTCGATTGTTTAATGTTGGCCAATAAATTATGTGGTGATTTTTTACTTCGTCGTATGggcaaaaaaatcataccttcattgataaattttctaCAAATTCGTTTCGATTCACGTATCAATTATTATCGTAAACATGGCCATaatgaaacattgaaaacaatggattattatattgaattaGAATTACTTAGATCATTAGGACGATTAGCTGTAAATGTTAAACTACGATCACAAGATATTTGGAAAATGTTACCAATTTTCATACTTTATACATGTTCCAAcggaataataatggatttacgacaaaattcattacaatcattaatcatcatatcggATCGTGCAGATTATTATTCAGTACGATATTTTGtacatatttttttggaaatattTTATGAAAATCCTGGACTATCAATTCTACGTCCAAATCAATTGTCTAATCAATGtctaatcaaatttcaatgtatTTGCCATAGAAATCGTGAACATTACAAAAATATTACAAGAAAATATTCagatttattattaccattagaTCATAAATATAATCtattaaatcaattgataatacatttgaataattaataataaaaaaaaaatgttcacatttttttgtacatATAAATCacataaatcaaatgaaaaaatatgatttatttttcaatatcaccATCAAATACTTGAATCAGATTTAGATCGATCAATTTTCTGTGAATCATTGGTGGTGGATAATATCTTTGATGAATTGCTTTTACTACTGTTTATAGAATCAACTACCGATTTCAATAATTGTGATCTTGTATATGCGTAATTAATATCTGATGAtactgttgatgatgatgttgatgatgatgcggatgatgatgacgatgacgatgaagaattttttctatacGATGATGGTATGATTGACTTGATATCTTGACTACTTTTTagtgttaatttttttcgatcatcattatcattgttattaatatcatcatcatcaaatattttacTTAAATGTCCAATTCTTGCTGCTGCTTTACGGAATATTGCCTCTTGTTCCATATTGGCTTTAAGTTTTCTATAATCAATCCTGATTGCTGGTATTCTTAATGCACTAGGTAATTTTGGCATATAAACATCagcattattttttgtcattactggtgaatgttgatgatctgTTTCCGATTTATGGCTAATTTCTTCTTGGCTATTGATCGATTGTTCTTTGGTTATCGATTCttgacaattattatttcgtaATTGTTCACCAGTTGTTGATTGACAACATCCCATTTCTAAATAGTGTCCACCATTATTGCCATGTGGAATatcgaaatttttatataaatgatcaaattcttAATTcatattaaattaaattattcaattatgGTAAATgtgtaaattgaatttttcgtttttgtttcaaatcatGTAACAACAAGcgaattattttattcacatgtgcacattgaaaatgattaataattCATGAAATCGgaaatattgtttttttttgggagttgaccatttttttttgcattcattcattttgtttcttgtaaATCTATGTCaagtcaatcaatcaatttcataaaCATGACCTCGAAAATCTGATTATTGTCAACAAAagtgaaacaatttttgtaTACATTGAAATCATATTATGTAAAAAGTTATTTGTTTAATTGATAGGTGGCGCATCTCTtgtatttcaaaattataaattgtaTAAAGGATAATGACGCCTGGTGTTCCAACACCCAAAAATCACCCGATCATTCGATCCTGATGATAGTCAACTGtgtgtttatcatcatcatgtgataTATCACAACTAATCAATGGTTGGTATGACAAGTGAAAATAAGAACAGAGAGGAGGAGTAGtaaaaatgaacagaaaTTCCTAGGAATTCTGGAATGGAATAAATATTGgctgaaataataatgttaatggtcgtcaaacacacacacacacgcacgtTTAATGTTTGGCATTGAAAACACCCAAATGAAACCATGAGAataaatggtgatgatgatgatgatgatgggaaaTTGGCTCTTGAAACAGagaaagagaagaaaaaaactttgtcaCTGTTCGACTTGTAGTTGTCAAATTTTTCCCGAACAAATATACCTGTACAAAAGAATTGGTAATACAaacttttgaatgaaatcattttttttaccttgaatattttgttatataatttattattctgaacatatttttttcaatatttttgtttggtacAGGTTggaatcatttatttg
This is a stretch of genomic DNA from Dermatophagoides farinae isolate YC_2012a chromosome 2, ASM2471394v1, whole genome shotgun sequence. It encodes these proteins:
- the LOC124493060 gene encoding uncharacterized protein LOC124493060: MGCCQSTTGEQLRNNNCQESITKEQSINSQEEISHKSETDHQHSPVMTKNNADVYMPKLPSALRIPAIRIDYRKLKANMEQEAIFRKAAARIGHLSKIFDDDDINNNDNDDRKKLTLKSSQDIKSIIPSSYRKNSSSSSSSSSASSSTSSSTVSSDINYAYTRSQLLKSVVDSINSSKSNSSKILSTTNDSQKIDRSKSDSSI